The Nitrospira lenta DNA window AAATCGCCGTCCCGACCTTGATCGTCACCGCCCAGGACGACCCATTCATTCCCTACTCGCTATTCACCCGTCCTGAACTCATGGAGAACCAAAGCATCACCCTACTGGCGCCTCGCCATGGCGGACATTGCGGATTCTTCAGCGTGAGCCAAACCGGTGAAGACGCGTACTGGGCAGAGAACAGAATTATTGAGTTTGTAAGTCGCACGCGGTAACTGATGTGGCGGCCTCAACCAAGAGGGCCGCCACCGGGGACGTATCGGCTAAGCGGCTTTCTTCAATCGACGGGGAATAGTCGCAGCGACCAGCGGAGCACAGGTTCTGACCCAGGTCACAATGAGCCACGCAATAGCTGCCACAATGCCCACGATAAACATCCAGTTATAGATTCCCTTGGCGAATTTATTCAGAAACGGGCCACCCACCAGCAACAGGACTCCGTAGGCCAAAATCACCGTGGCCAGCGTCGTCACCGGAAGAATCAACGCCCGATAGGGCGACAGCCATTTCCAGTCCTCAGAAGGATCTCCCGCTAACTGGCGCGCGCCGAGCCAGGCGAGTGCGATCGTGCAACCATAACCAAGAAACTGGACCAGATCTGAAGCGGCTAACTTCCCCACCGCCGTCTCGCGAAAGAGCGGAACTTGTCCGAGGATCAGGGCGAACGCGCACGAGAGTATCATCGCCACACCGTACTGCATCAGCCACGCCCGTGCTTTCATCATGCACCTCCTGCCGGTATCGGGAAGAATCGCCCGACCCCTGACAAGCATACCACCACACCGATGGTTTCATAGAATCAACGTGATATGCGACAGAGCCGCCGAATGAGGAAGTGCCCAATCAAGCAGATTGAAGGTAGGTGCGGACATCCTGAACATACGTTTTGAATGGATCCGGCATGGGGAACGGTGTACGCCCGTCGACCTGAACGATCGACCAATTGATGACATAGGCCGGAAAAAACGGCTGGCCCTGCGCTTGCTCGCCAAGCACTTCAGCCGGACCGGCCGCTAATAAATGACGAATCAACTCTCCCCGCCCGAATGCACGCGTGTTACGTGGAGGATGTTCCATCGCGAGGGCAATCGCTTTGTCCGTCGTCATGCGAGGCACCCGCCCCTCTTCAAGCAGCCCGAAATAGAGGCCGCGATCCACACGCAAATTATGATATTCGAGATCGAGACTCTTGAGCGCCGGATCCTGCCACTCCAACTGTTCGGCTTCACGAAAGGATTCGAGCAGCCACAATTTGGAGGCCCAGTCGACACGCCCGACCAGCTTGGCATAGTCGCCGCGCAAGTCCGTCAGGACAGACTCCCACTGGTCGAGCACCCAGTCCGTCTCCTCGTCCTGCCCGGCGTAGGCCTCGCGTGCCGCCGCAAGAAATTGTTCCTGAATATCGATCGCCGAAATCGTCTTGCCCGATTGCAGCCGCACGATCCATTGGCGCTCTTGATCTTGGGAGATCTCTTGCAGGGTTTCGACCGGCTCATCGAGCTCCACACCGGCCGGCGCCTTCCCCTCTTCGATCAACTGCAACACCAATCCAGTCGTGCCCATTTTGAGCGCCGTGGCGACCTCGGCCATGTTGGAGTCACCGAGGAGTAGATGGATCCGGCGGTATTGATTGGGATCCGCCAGCGGCTCGTCCCGCGTGTTCACGATCGCGCGGTTCTGCTGCACCCACTCGAAGAAATCGTTGACGATATGATCGGCCCGCTGTGAAATCTGATAAGGGATCATCGTCTGGGGGCCGTGCGAACGCAGCGCCCCGCGCGGCACAATCAGGCGATCCATCTGAATCCAGGCATCCTGCGGATTCGCCGCCCCGATGCGGCCCGAGCCGGTGAAAATCTGTCTGGTGACTAAGAAAGTGACGAGAGGACTCAACCCTCTCCGGCTGAAGGGAAACCGGCGAGTGACCAGATAGTTCTCGTGCGATCCAAACGTCGCGTCGGTCTCATGGTCAATATTGTTTTTGATGAGCGAAATGGTCTCGCCAAAACCCAACGCTTCAATCGCCTCCTGTAGCAGTTGATCCCCGGCCCGATCGACTGCAACGAGATCGGCGAGCGACTGACATTCGGGCGAAGCATATTCAAGGTGCCCCATATCGAGATACATCCGCCCGGCATTCGTGAGAAAGCCTCCGTTCCCCGGAGGTTCATCGTGCCCGCGATGGTGCAGATCGAGCACTCCACGGCGCTGAACCTGGAACAGATAATTGCGGATCTGGTGAGCAAACCATGTCGGTGAGTGATCGGGACGATCCTCATTGACGAGGAGTCCGTACTCCGTTTCAAGGCCGAATATACGGTTCAGCATGAATACGCACCCCGATGGCCCACATAAAATGGATGATCGTGACTCTGCGTGCCTCTGATGGACTACCAAATCGGCAAGTGCTCGAGGCAGTCCCGATGCACCAGTAGTCCCTACTCCGTCTCAAGCCCGACTATACGGTTCAGCAGATTAGCGATTCACAACAGACTGAAAGTCGCCTGGAAGCAATCGCGCGAGTTCGGCGGACTTCAGTGCACGATACTTCGATGAACCGGCCTGCTGCCGCTCCAGGACCGCGCACTCCAGCGTCTTATCCGCCAGCACCTCACGAAGATGCGCGAGCAATGCAGTCTGATCGGGAATCGCTGCAACCGTCTCACCACTAGTCTCATGTCCGCTATCAGCCGACGCCTCTGACGAATCCTGCTGCTGATGCGCCAGCGATCCGATCGCCCAGGTGCGCAGAGCCAACTGCAAGCCCTGCTCAAGCGTGCAGGGAGACGGTTTCTGTGCCTTCAGATACTCTTGCATGCGCGCCTGCACCTGCTTCGTCGCGGCCAGCACGGCATACTCCTTGAGTTCTTCGAACGTTCCGTCATAGTTGATCGTGAGTAGCGTATCCTTCTCCGGTTTCTGACCCAACTCGGCCAGAAGAATCCTGACGATAAACGGCGCCTTATACACTTCTTCGAAAGCCTGCTTGATGACCGGAGCAATTCCGTATTTCACCAGGCGCGAACCGGTCACGTCGGACGGAGATCGGTTGAACCCTTCCGTATGCGCCATCTCTAACAGGCTGAATCGGAGCTTTTCCAGATCCGCCGGATGCCCCATGCCTCCGAGCGCAATCCGGTCGTAAATCTCATAGAGCTTCGACGTGCCTTTGCTGACGGTCGTCAGGAGAAGACCTCCGTCGTAGCCCAGAGCCACTACCGGACTCCCCTGCCTGAACTGCTCATCGAGGTAAGTCCGGCGATTGCCAACTGCTTCTACCCACCGATACGGCTCTTCATACATGGCACACCACCTTGGATTCGCAAGATAGATTCAATCGATTCTTAACCATCCGGCGATGGCCGAGTGATTCAATCCATCGATAACACTCTTCATACATGGCGAGACACCTTCGTTTCGAACAATTGTTTCAAGGTAGAATCCGGAACCGTCTTCAGTCCGTCCTGCG harbors:
- a CDS encoding proteasome accessory factor PafA2 family protein, which produces MLNRIFGLETEYGLLVNEDRPDHSPTWFAHQIRNYLFQVQRRGVLDLHHRGHDEPPGNGGFLTNAGRMYLDMGHLEYASPECQSLADLVAVDRAGDQLLQEAIEALGFGETISLIKNNIDHETDATFGSHENYLVTRRFPFSRRGLSPLVTFLVTRQIFTGSGRIGAANPQDAWIQMDRLIVPRGALRSHGPQTMIPYQISQRADHIVNDFFEWVQQNRAIVNTRDEPLADPNQYRRIHLLLGDSNMAEVATALKMGTTGLVLQLIEEGKAPAGVELDEPVETLQEISQDQERQWIVRLQSGKTISAIDIQEQFLAAAREAYAGQDEETDWVLDQWESVLTDLRGDYAKLVGRVDWASKLWLLESFREAEQLEWQDPALKSLDLEYHNLRVDRGLYFGLLEEGRVPRMTTDKAIALAMEHPPRNTRAFGRGELIRHLLAAGPAEVLGEQAQGQPFFPAYVINWSIVQVDGRTPFPMPDPFKTYVQDVRTYLQSA
- a CDS encoding proteasome subunit alpha → MYEEPYRWVEAVGNRRTYLDEQFRQGSPVVALGYDGGLLLTTVSKGTSKLYEIYDRIALGGMGHPADLEKLRFSLLEMAHTEGFNRSPSDVTGSRLVKYGIAPVIKQAFEEVYKAPFIVRILLAELGQKPEKDTLLTINYDGTFEELKEYAVLAATKQVQARMQEYLKAQKPSPCTLEQGLQLALRTWAIGSLAHQQQDSSEASADSGHETSGETVAAIPDQTALLAHLREVLADKTLECAVLERQQAGSSKYRALKSAELARLLPGDFQSVVNR